Genomic DNA from Pygocentrus nattereri isolate fPygNat1 chromosome 11, fPygNat1.pri, whole genome shotgun sequence:
GGCACGATAAGAAGACGACTGCCTCCTGGAACGACGGCAGGACGAGCAGACCGTCTGACGGGATGTGCAGCCGTCTCAAATTTGGGGACGTGGCAAGTCGCCGCCAATCAGAGCGTCTCCGAGCAGCGCGCACGCCGCTAAGCCGCCGCCAATAGCGCGTCAACCGCGGTGTCCGTCCTGCGTTTTGATTGGATGGTTGAAAAATATTGACCAATCGTAAAACGGCGCGTTGCGCCTGCGTTGTATTTAACACCCCGACGTCGTTGCATCCCGGCGTCGTCATGCTGAAGTGGACCAATGAGCGCGCAGCCCTGCGCACTCTGCGCTCTGATTGGACGCCTGGGTTGCTCCTGTGCAGCGGACCCAGGGGTGTGTGTGGGACATCTTCTCCTGCTGTGGTCCGGCTCTCCAGCTCCGTAAGTGTTGGCGTGTTTTCGGTAAATGTGCGGTGACGCTGACCGCTTCTGAACGGGTTCGTCTCGTGTTAAAGTACTGGGTCAAATAACGGTGGGATAGCGCCTGAATTAGCTGACCAGCTGGGCGCCGCTTCAGGAGGACTTCAGTTCCTCCCTCCGTTCACTTTCAGTCCGAGTACTGTCCCTTTGCGTTTAATCCCGCCGCGCCGCGTTTGATGCCGTCCCTAAATGACCGGCACACTGACGAGACTCTTTCGTTTCTGCTCTTTGGACAAAGTGCTGGCCGAGCTCCTCAGTCGTGGTCACCCCATGCATTGTGGACAGGACAGTCGTAGTCCAGCGTGCTGGAGCCTAAAGTTAGTCTTGCGTGTGGCTGTTCTTTGGTGGCCTCCTCAGTTTAGCTGGGATGCTGTTTTCCAGTCCCCACCGTGTGGAGTAGCGTTAATGGGATGAAGCTGGTGATTCATCTCCCCCTGGCTTGCGGTTATTACTCAAGACAGTCAGCCAGCTCTGCTGTGGGGTCCAGGTTTCCTCGACAGGTGTGCATGTCACAGAAATGGGTGACTTTAGGTTTTGATCGTACACGATGTAACTGTCTCTGATTGTCCATGAAGCCTGTAGTTCACAGGCTACCCCTGTTTGTGAGAGTGAGCAGGAGAACAAATGGCTGCGTTGATCTTTTCCCCCTGATTAAACATGATTAAACATGGGAGGAAGGGTCAAGTTGGTCATTCCAACTGCACGTTTTACCAAATATTTTTGCAGTCTCCTCAAACTACTACCAGCAGCAGGGCTGAGATTTCCTTTGTACAATTGAAATCTGACCCTGTGATCCAGTTTCTGCCGCAGGGGCcaccaagggcccccctgcGATCTCACACTGCCTATACGGCACCGCACCGcacccccatgctggacctcaCGCCAACATGgacctcttcgggctgagcccagACGCTCGCCgaggaacactacccccaggcctggctccaggggtaggtcccggtgaccctctcccgggcagggtacacgctTTTCCGTGTCCACACTGTGATCCGTGTatccaaaaagaaaaaccgTACGTGCTTTTATTAGATTGAGAAGCTAATCTGAGTTGATATGTTTTACAGAATTCACAGTAGGTTACTACAAAAGACTATAAATGTTTCACcaagttttatttaaaacctaTCATTCCTGTCGGGACCAaaccacttttttttaacatgagcTGCTCTTTAGTGTGAGAATTTCATGTTGAACGAATTCTCTGTTTTTAACTTCCATTATGAGTCGAGTGTTGCCTTTTTTGACACACGAGGTTCTGCTTTAACAGTAagaacatgtttgtgtgttgatCCCGATCACGTTTCCTACAGAGATCCATTGATGAAGATGGAGGTCAGGCCTCTGCTGATGTGCTTCGCTCTGTGCGTGGTCTATGCCACCAGCAAGCCCACGGAGAAGAAGGACCGTGTGCACCATGAGGCACCACTGAGCAGCAAGGAGCACAATGATGCTGAAAACTTTGAGTATGACCATGATGCTTTCCTTGGAGAAGAGGTGGCCAAATCCTTTGATGACCTAACCCCAGAAGAGAGCAAGGAGAGACTCGGGTAAGGAAGACTGGGAATTGTTGGGGTGCTTGACGTGATGGTCTGGAGATGTTCTGagtaaagctgtgtgtgtgtgtgtgtgtgtaagtgtaaaaTGGTGCtctttcacacaatgtaatgcCTTCTTTCTGTCTGGGTTCCTCAGCAAAATTGTGGAGAAGATAGATGCTGATCAGGATGGCTTTGTCACGGAGACAGAGCTCAAGGAATGGATTAAAAAAGCTCAGAAGAAGTACATCTATGACAACGTGGACAGACAGTGGAAGGATTTTGACACGAACAACGACGGCAGGATCTCTTGGGATGAGTACAAGAACGTCACATACGGCACCTACCTTGGTGAGTTTGAATATGGGACGTTTTTAAGTGTTGAACTAGTTCCGAGCGGGCAGGATGGGTTTAACCTTCTATAATACGTTTCTCCAGTCCGGCATTAGGCTACTGTAAGTGCTATTTAAGTGGATGTGAATTATAAACCCTCATAGATGACCCCGAGCCGGACGATGGCTACAACTACAAGCAGATGATGGCCAGAGACGAACGCCGTTTTAAGATGGCAGACAGAAATCGTGACGGTATTGCGGACAAAGAGGAGTTCACTGCTTTCCTTCACCCTGAGGAGTATGAACACATGAAAGAGATCGTGGTGCTGGTAGGTCTAACATGAATTGAGAGCCAtttgtctgtgtttgcacactgtgaaattagacccatccatgcagtgagacacccacatacatacacactagtgaacacacacacactaggggtcagtgagcacacttgcccagagcagtgggcagccttatccatggcgcccggggagcgattgggggttaggtgtcttgctcaagggctctTCAGTCAACCGAGGGGAtggaaccggcgaccttccagtcacagggctggttccctaacctccaccccACGAATGCCCCCAATCATTTAGTCTGTAGTTTTTACAACAAGCCTCAAATTCAGAGCTCCTTCAGTAATGGCAGTCCTGCATGAATCGACTTCACGGTCATTGgcgcactttttttttttttttttttttttttttaggtgacCAAGAAATGAGGCTGTCTGCTAAAATGGGGCTCTTGCCAGTTCCTTTATCCTTCATTTCAAAACAGAACTACTGTAATCTAAAACAGATTTGGTAATGGAAGAAGCTTAATCGAAGAAGAATGGAATGAAATATCGATCTATTCTTCTCCCGAGACGCTGCGGCTTGTCCCGTTGGGTGCCTTTTAAGTTGAACGAGCCGGTTTCAGTGCCTAATTCTAGCTGTTCTATTTGGTATTACCTGGGAGTTCGTTTCGTTGTTTGGATCTGTTTAATTGTAATCCTAACGCTAAAGAGAACGTCCAGGCTGTGACCTTTCAATCCAGGCTACTTGTAACATGGGGAGATCACACGGATGCTTTATCTTGCACAAACTGGACCGTTGAACGGCTAACAAAATACATTACCTGACCTCTTCTGGTAAAaataatccagctcaaatagggctGTAGTTTCAAGTGCCAGTTATCAGTATCATGGCTGTAGTAGAATAGCTCTGTGCTATTCTGTAAGGAGTTTGGAAGTCTAATTGGCCTTCTGTTTACATTATAAACCTCCACTTATGCCTTAACGCCACTTTAACCAGTGCCTTCATCTTTCTCATTAGGAAACATTGGAGGACATTGATAAGAATGGGGATGGATTTATTGATCTGGAAGAGTACATTGGTGAGTAATGAGGTGCtggtggctttttttttttttagcaatcgGTTTGTCAGTGGCAGTAAACTGAACAAAACGGCAggttctctcttctctgtgaGTAACTAACATTGTTTAAGCGCTTCCTTGCATTCACACGTGCTATTTGAAGCCATATTTTAGGCAAGAATGGATTCGTtagcaatgttaaaaacaggAAAGCAAAGGGAAGGAAACCTAGGAAGGGTGTATTGTCCTATTCACAGCTGTCCACGCTTGTCTCTGAACGGTAGGCGATATGTACAACCATGAAGATGAGATGGATGAACCAGAGTGGGTAGCTACAGAGCGCGAGCAGTTCTCTGAATTCAGAGACAAGAACAAGGACGGAAAGATGGACAAGGAGGAGACGATGGACTGGATCCTGCCTGCTGACTATGACCACGCTGAGGCCGAGGCCAAGCACCTGGTCTACGAGTCGGATTCCAACAAGGTGGGTTAAGACGTGTGGAAAAGCGAGGATGGATCACCGACAGGGGCTCAGTCTCAAAACGCAAAGCTAAAGCCACTGAGAGATTAGTGTTCATGTGGTCAGTGGAGGACAAACTGCTCgagcactgaggtgtttagtgAATACTGTAGCTTTCTAATAGTCATTTCCAcatacttgatttttttttttctctattgtTTTGCCAACTTCGTTTTCACTGAATGGGCTGCACTTTTTCTTTCAGGATGGCAAACTGACCAAAGAGGAGATCGTCAACAAGTACGACTTGTTTGTGGGAAGTCAAGCCACTGACTTTGGTGAAGCATTAGTACGACATGACgagttttaaatatgttttgtagttgaatagCTAAGAACTTTTTAACTTGAGCTGGTAagtaatataatttattttatatgccATTATTTTTCAACACTAAAGCATCATATTAGCACAGAGTAATACGGTTTATTTGTTGTGCACTCACACTTATACTTTTTTGGTATCTTCAGAAATGGGTGATTTTGCTTCAGTCTTGGATTCATGTCCTCTATATTCTATAATTTCAATGTATTAACTACCGTACATGTGTTCATATTTCAAGGGttattttttattgatattGTATATTGATTTGTACTGTATGGAGGCGTGGCTCTAAAGGCTGCACTCTGGGGCTGTCCACTGTTATTCTCTGAAAGCAGTGAGGGGGAGTTTTACAAAGGGTCACACTAATGTTCAGGCTACTCGTCTGTTTTCCTGTACCATTTGCATCCTTGACCATTTCATGAGACGACCCCCTGCATTATTCTGATATTTTCTCCACGTTGCGATTTGTGCCTTTTGTTCTGCTCACTTGGTATCCAGTTTGAAAACGGCAGCTGGACACGGGCCATCCAGTACTGTCACGGTCACTCCTGAGGAAATGTATGGCAATGTTAGTATTAGGATGAGCAGCTGGTTCAATTTTCAGTTGAATCTGAAGATAATTTGTTCAGCTGGACCCGGAGCTGCTGTAGAACCTTCACTAGCTTCTGACTTGAGTTTAGCTTGTTAAAGGAGCCACAGAGGCaagttgctgcttttttttggCTCATTCAGGCCCTGACTGCTCTTGTGTCCTGTGAGCTTAATCACTGCATTTCATTTCAACTCGGTTTGTATTGTCGTTTCTTGCAAATGAGTTTTTGTACCCTAACATTTCAATTGATCTGAacagtttctcattaaaaaaacaccaaTGAGTCCACAGAATGATGGTTTGAATCCTTGTCTTATGCCTTCACCCATGCACTCACCTGGTGTgcatatacagttgtatgcattAGTCTggcatcttctacagagaacatgctttAATGCACTaacattttactgaatttaacatactggaaagaAAAGCACACAATGTCAAGAAGTGATATTCATTCTAACTTTTGCGTGAGATGCActtacacactcaccggccactttattaggtgcttgttaacacaattagctaatcagccaatcacccggcagcaactcactgca
This window encodes:
- the calua gene encoding calumenin-A translates to MKMEVRPLLMCFALCVVYATSKPTEKKDRVHHEAPLSSKEHNDAENFEYDHDAFLGEEVAKSFDDLTPEESKERLGKIVEKIDADQDGFVTETELKEWIKKAQKKYIYDNVDRQWKDFDTNNDGRISWDEYKNVTYGTYLDDPEPDDGYNYKQMMARDERRFKMADRNRDGIADKEEFTAFLHPEEYEHMKEIVVLETLEDIDKNGDGFIDLEEYIGDMYNHEDEMDEPEWVATEREQFSEFRDKNKDGKMDKEETMDWILPADYDHAEAEAKHLVYESDSNKDGKLTKEEIVNKYDLFVGSQATDFGEALVRHDEF